The following is a genomic window from Bombus huntii isolate Logan2020A unplaced genomic scaffold, iyBomHunt1.1 ctg00000084.1, whole genome shotgun sequence.
gtaacgggaacttacaactctcgttgacgtgctatctcgcgatcgcgtctctccgcgaacggtcgaaacaaaatgattcactaaaaactgtcctgaattcctaagaatttatttaccgcaaaactgacaaagtgtttatttaaaaaatgaggttgaaggtcgtccttttctttcatttcattcattttcattttctttcttaagtatggctaacacaatatctaatcaattaaaattttatattttcacgtgaaaagtttctttagataattattatcaacatgatgactaactcttacggattaatacgtgtctgtagggcaatccggtggacttgatcggctttttacttcgaaagttgagtaatcggtgtcgctttcttacgcatctttgaactgtataaatgttttaaaattgtttgatccagaatgtaccacaccggacaatcaagaaggcaggtgccttgactacagaaaatgtaaacctctgcaagaaatatggcagatacagtaccgtacagccaccgatttttatagacgatcagtgtgcagataccagggcaatgttacgatcgtttgctgtccgaacgatccaaacaaagagaagagagaaattttaatcaaaactgtgtataagtataaggctttgcgaccaccatactgtggttttagcaacgtctctcataccagggtggtggtcgatggtaaaccagctgaacttggtacgttttatgtctttctttccgattaataataagccatttactgcaaagaatgaactttaaaggcattaaacagcacatcaatgtacatttcaattagactaaataataatgctatgattttatcggtagtaactttacttattaacttgaattatttctttcttttacttcatgttaggaagagtatctttttgcttgaaataaaaaattgatataggagtaataatatggatagagatcaaaaactgttagggcagaaattacacgtttgaactttatagttcagtatagttcaaatagaaattatatagaattatttaataatttgtattccactggaataaaaatttaatttctgtctttatcaaatctctatttcagagtatttgtacgtatgtacttatcgtctgctgtatgatcgaatatcgaataggtaataatcgttgttactcgttatgtgagaaaaaattacgtatattcacaactatgactattgcattttaggcgcttggccatggatcgctgcattaggttttcgtaatccccgaaacccagacaaaccactatggaagtgcggaggttccctgatatcggctaggcatgttttgaccgcagcacattgtgcacatatggatggaatagaaaacatacacaatcataatattgccattcttagattggtggaggaggtgccattttcgagtaagtcctcaaatatatatatatatatgctattgagtattactgaagtatcatatcctgaaatttcttactgtacacatatattgtgtcataaagcgtgtacaattctttctcatacttttggtcattcgtttcctgcattttcatttatttttttatttttcagggtacgtatatcccatttgtacgaaagagcaacttcgtcggctataacccccttgttgctggatggggagcgTTAAGATATAgcaagtgatatcaattttataataaaattaaacagttccagtcttaaatatctttctcattttcttcgtaggacgaccacgacctaatgcattaatggaagtacaaatgccagtgattaagaacgccgaatgcaaaatagcttattccaaatttcctaatgcacctgatatcactgatggtataatatgcgccgaacatgctcagggtggagaggattcttgtacggtaattaagttacagagttactacaaactatacggtatctgaagacacgtcaattcgaattaacatcaaatcgacgtcttaaacattaaaaataatagataaacacaatttaatagttttgcccacttctcacacctcgttatggtatttaatctaatttccttctaatcttagttttgctcaaaatacatataacatgtacgttataaattggagtatttcaatacacaaatcaatagaagattattactgtatataagtataatttcaatgcaattcgatcgatatatttcagtatctttgattaaaaatttaacgatcctttcaggctgaccgtggcggaccactgctgatacaacatgaattaaccttgtatttaataggtattgtgtcttatgcttataagtgtggcacagctgggtatcccagcgtttacactagggtcacatcgtaccttgacttcattctccaagcgatgcaataatatgatattactgttccataaatatcattgtgtaaaaaacgtaaagttggattttcttattgtggagataagaaacagctcaaatttacattgttttgtacgttacaaattataggcttaaaatgtacgaaatgtaactttgaaacgacactaattttttacgcacgataaacctccacgacttaggtatgtaaagatgataaacgtatattaattctattaatttggtaataataaaccagctttctgagaagttctgtaaatttcgtttctgttgtatcaagagaataatggaatattccacttagatcgtatacttcttgtatgtacatacaaaattttccggctaatctaaaacacttcataagatagagagcttctggaaattcggacacagagagtgcataaaatacaagataagtctcgtgtctttcaaaattattttttattcgctaaaaacgtcctgtgtactcatgcaatcacatgcaacctcgaaacttcacttattttttatcactttccaattcaatacacagtttctgcatttttgactatatgtaagagaaatttccattcagccaaaggtctacttacagattatagattcctatacgactctcagtaaaaatttatccgcactccagatagttaaaacttctgtcgaccgtattgatccatctgcactcttcgtatgacgtcaatatctgttcagtgctgctgcgcaggtttctttgtgttacgtcaattcgtttgtgaccgttgcgcgagtaatggcgctttgcaatggtgatttgcaggaaaacagtgcaggatgctgtgattcgtttcttgtggtcggaggttatgtttgatgcctatatttatcaaagatttaatgcacattatggagaaagtgttttgtcacgaagtgtgtttgaatgggcacaaaagttcaaagaagatcgcacaagtgttatgaaaaaacagctggacgcccgtccacatccacgatgacaacattgaacgtgctcatgaacttatgctctatggaatagacgagtgacactggataatgtggcaaatcatttgcaaatcagccacggctctgcttatgcaatagtgcacgacagatttggattttaaaaagtttgtgcgagatggatgccgaaaaagctgatgaaaaggtgaagacgacgatgcattcgtggttcgcagctcagcccaaaacattttttaatgagaaaatacgaaggtccttcggcaaatggacaaagtgtatacagaaatcgagtgattatgtcaaaaaatgatgtatgtcttttttgacaattgcttaaaataaattctacaccgacagagcgggtaactttttactcaccctcgtaagacacttaaatttccaatctattatgatgaataaaagagcttatactattaaatctaattgtattttgttgaatgagagtacacgtgtatgtgatgtacattacctttatatccccttgaacgcttcaatattgcgcatatatactatattttgtacagcttctataaaattttgtatgtttgtttaggctgttaatctagaggctggagtacaaagaagtggcacaatgatgtgggctgatgacatttataattatcaaggaatcacccctacattcgctcaggtatatatcgttgactataatgtatttaacacatatgattgttagaatattaataattaatttttaattctatcagaattttaatgaaactgtcccttgggaaggaagaactgataccttgatatcacggtttgtacatcctatatatacgacaaattttagaacattatataacgaagaaccagatcatTTTATCATTAGTTGTATGATAATACAACTTTTTCatgaattcttttattataaaaatattacttctaAAATCCCCGCTTTAAGGGACCAAATCACATGgctaaaatttttaatctttttgaTAGATAGTCGCTGTTGATACTTAACCGAGTATGGTCATATAGTcggttaaataaaatttccatcctttcaaatatatattatattcgtcAGTGGTAAATGTTATCTGTGTTGGCATagtgaataaatatattgacGTTCCGTGTTTTAATCAGCAGAATCGTAATCAATACGTGTTTTCTATGTGTATAGAGTGTTAAAAACTTACTTGTTATAGCCGTGGGAGATGGTGATCTGTTAGAAAAAATGGATTACAAAATTGATCTGGAGTATAATTTTCAAGGACAACAGTTTTTATTGCGTCATAAAGTTCTCATGACGAGGAAACAGAAGTGTTATAGTCCTTACACGGATATAACATGTTCTTTTGGAAAAAGctgtttaaaatttcattaacctTTACTCTGTATTTATTACGTTGTTGAAAGTATGTTTCAAATAACAGTTAATATAAgcatcaaaataaataaacaacaattaattagataatatcataataatataatataatgggtgtaataataagtaataaagcTTAGAAAATGTGCTCTTGATGAAGCCGGTGAAAATTATCCTTTGTTCCGTGGTATATATAGGGTAAAACGAATGGTAGACCGCAGCATAGTGGTTTCCAACGATCCACACTTGTTCTAATTCCTCACTCAACGTCTTTCGTGTCCATTGACGTAGAAAAAAGTaagttattgtaatatcggaatatattaaaggtgtaattttgtccgattaattataatttattaataatggattgaaaatacagatattagttagacagagaaacgatgtttgattaacaggaaaactaaatgcaacgctcgtatttacatcaaataacttgacaactatttggtaactctctctctctctctctctcactagcaactctaacactcgacaacactcgcaactcaattctaacgactctatgcttcgacgtctcgat
Proteins encoded in this region:
- the LOC126876591 gene encoding venom serine protease Bi-VSP-like; the encoded protein is MWRDPNVVGVAFQKKRKKSKGVQNFSRSRTVNTCECTTPDNQEGRCLDYRKCKPLQEIWQIQYRTATDFYRRSVCRYQGNVTIVCCPNDPNKEKREILIKTVYKYKALRPPYCGFSNVSHTRVVVDGKPAELGTFYVFLSD